Within the Erigeron canadensis isolate Cc75 chromosome 6, C_canadensis_v1, whole genome shotgun sequence genome, the region AATTCTTCAGGTAGTAGATAAGCTACAATTTTCTACTTGAGTGTTTGGTGTGTTGTCTAAAATCTAAACGGCATAGAATTTTTACATTTGAAGATTGCGTTGCAGATTGTGAACAAGTGTATGAAATTTGAAACAACATCTAAGTATTTGATTGAACGATGCGGTGTAATTCCATGGTTGTCATCTCTTATTTCAAGCTTCTGTGGAAGTAAATACCAAGAACAGATGGGTGCTTTACTGACCCACCTACCACTAGTAATAAAGGTAACAGCTTTATTGTTGAATTCAGtagagtttttatttattttggtttttcttaGCATATAACTTAGTGCATGATGTTTAATCTAGGTGGCAAATGATATTGCACTCTCTAGAAACATAATGCAGTGTGTGGCTAGACATTCTGTGGAGCAATTGGCACAACTTTCATGTCATTTGTATGCGCtctttgttgataaatttgAGCTTGTGAATGAAATTCACTCGGCTGATTTAATATTGGAAATTATGTTTTCTACTTTAAAAATATCACAAGAGAGGGAGGTAAATCAACCACATTTCACCTTTTCGATTGAAGGTCTATATCAGTTATCTCAAGCCACTGATGCAGAGTTAGGACTTAAAGTTGTTCTAATCAACACTCCTCAAGCAGCATTACTCTCCATGGTATCATCTGTTTAGCTGTAACCCTGTATGTTCCAGATTAATCGGTGTACTTTTTAGTCGAAATATACTGagttaattttttgttttcaaggATTGTGAAAAGCTTGAAAAGTTTGTCCTCTGGGCTGTCTCAATTGCTCTTAGATCTGAAGGATCTGATGCAGAAACCAATGATTCGTTGTTATCAAAGCTTTTACGATGGTTGACAGCGTCTGTAATTTTAGCAATGCCCTCATGGCAATTGGGAAAGATGGATTTGAAACATAATTTGGAGAATTCATTTTCAGAAACATTGCAATTATTTTTGGGAGCAGAATGGTCAAGTCGTGTGGTATCTGGCTCTGAAGAACTATTGGCTACTACTATATATTATCTTCAACAAGTTGTTGGAAAAAAATGCAAAGTCTTCACATCTGTTGTGAGCTCACTTTGTTTGTTACTGCTTCCTGATTTGTCACACACGGGTATGCTACAACTAATGCCCATTATTAATTATCAGTATCATAAAggtttgtatatgtatatttttctaaaatttgtCATGTTTGATCAGATGTGATGCTTGACGGAGGAAGTACTTTAACATCGTTGCTATCTAGAATAGACATCCCCACTGAAGTTAACCATTTATGGAGATGGtaacctttaattttttttttgtttcttttatggGTTCTATGAATAACTTCATGAACAGGCTTACTTGTGATGTACAGGTCATTCGAGAAGCCATGGAAGGATCCTTCAACCAATAGTTGCTCTGTAGACGGGCTTCAAGCGTGTCAAAGTATCTTAGTGATGGTTTCAAACGTTCTTGGAAAGAAGTCATCACATTCACGCATTCTTTCAGTTTTAGATGTAGAAAATTCAGGTGTGTTTAATTGGGAAAGAAGTCTTCTTGCAGAGACTCTATAATGTGTTTGTTGGAATGAAATTTTGTGTGGGCCTAAAGCCTGCAAGAGCAATTTTGAATACATTATTTGCTAATTAGTTTTGCAGGTGCTATTTCGTTTTTTGCAACTTACGTTTAAGAATTATCGGAATATAAAATGGGAAATTGTATGCAAGAAATTGAATACACGTATATAGGGGTGTTCAAACGGTCGGTTTGGTTTAATCGGgtcttaaataaaaatttaaccaaCCAATACCCAATCCAAAAATGTAAACACCCGATCCAAACCCCCCAAAAAACATTCGGTTTAAATGGATTGGGGCCCAATAAATCCGAAAATGTAAAATGattcaaaaattaaactaaacatatataacgaCTTATCATGGATGGTAAATTAGAACTAAATATGTAACATATCTTAAGTAAATTAACTACATAAATATAGTGATGGTGTTGTCTTCATGATATCATACTACAATTATTCTAAAATACTTGCAATATGACTACGCGATATATGTAACCAAGTTCATTAATATTAACTTATCGGGTTTCGGTTTGGgccccaaattttattttttacccaaaaccaatccaatacCCGATACTTTTATttggttataacttataacCCCAAATCCAAACAACCCAAAACCAGTTAACCTAAATCCAATTGGATTGGACGGTTTTCCGGGTGAAATCAAATAATGAACACCCCTACACGTATAGGTCTTCCAAACCTAAAACATGATGAAAACTGAAAGTACCTAGTGGCCTAGTATGATTTGAATCTAGACCCTAGGTTTTGGagtaatttagttattaattaatgattgtTATGCAAAAAATTATTGTCAAACATCCCCTTTCAACAAAATGTATTGCTCCGAGTATACTTCATctatcaaatattcaaatcGATAAGAACAAAACTTTGACAAACACTTGGAACAAATTATTACATCATTCAACAAAAACACATCCAAACAAATATCTAATAAGCAACTTTATACTGCAGATAATGTTATTTTAACTATGCAAAATCAAACATCACTGCAATGAGCTATTATGCAACAGGTTCTGGTGAAAAAGCCAGCATACTTTTGCCAGTTTTTCTTGTATAACCTCTTCACTATACAGCCATAGTGTACAAGAGTCTACGAAATGCACACAGAAAGGTagctttataaaaaaataaaataaaaaatgaacccTACCATTATCAGGAATttcacaaaaatacaaaatcagcATATGAAACTGTACCGGAAACAATTCAACAAAAAGAATCTAAAGTCTGAACTGCTAAATAAATCAAGTTAACCAGAATAATCCCTAGCTACACAATTTACTAGTCTAACCCTAATTTTAGCAATAAAAGTCATACAAAAAAGTTACACTAACTTGCACACGACTTTTCACTTCTGTTTCGTTCCCAATAAACCTACCACCCTTTACCCTTATTTCACaaatcttgatttatgaaaCTACCCTTATTAGAACAAACAACCTTCAGGACTTCACATGTACATTATGCCCTGTTTTTCTTCTGTGTCGGCTAAAGTCAGAAACAAACCTGAAAGTAAGCCCACACCCATCAACTTTGCATTTGTATGGTCTCTCGCCAGTGTGGACCCGTATATGCTCGGTCCGAGCCCAGGCCCACTTAAATGTCATCTTGCAACCTTTCCAAGTGCATTTTAATGGCCTGTTGTCCTCATGGACCCGTAAATGGATCACTGCATATCTGTGTGTACTGAACTTCTTTCCACACCCTTCATGAGGGCACCTGTTCTTTCGGTGCAAACTTAGCTCAGTGTTGGTTTTGAAACTCATTTTGCAACCTTCATGATCACACTTGTGGGACTTTTGTTGATCTTTATCCAGGAATTTGACACTGGAAGCCTTTGATCTCTTTACGGATTTTTCTGTGACAATTGAAGTGTTTGCTTTCTTTGTGGGTTTTTCTGGGATCGTCTTCGTCATGATAAAAACTTCGTCTTTACATATATGGACATCTTTTCCACCTCTAGGTCTCAATCCTTCACATGGGCTTTTTATAAATCCATCAAGATTACATTTTTCCTCTCTTTGCAACAAATCCAGCTCTCTCTTCCTCTTGCTTCCACTTGCTAATCTTGAGATGGTCTtatattcatccttcacatcaGTAGTCTGACCTTTCTCTAACCTGATACTTGAATCAGTAACAGGTTTATCAGCGGATAACCCACCAAACTTGGTCAATCCAGAGCCTTCTTGCATCAAATCATCTTCATTCCCTTCATCTACAGAATAGTTTTTGGTTGCCACAGAACTAGTATCATTTTGCGTGCAGATTTCCTCGGTATATATATCACCACCTTTATTTTCAGAACTTAGAATAGTGGTAGCACATGACACCGAAACTCCCTCAATATCCATAAAAGTGTGAGCTTTGGCATCATCAACCACTGGAGTTGCAAGAACTTCCACATGGGATAGAAGTGAATCCTCTTGAATGACCTGTCCTTCACGCTGAATATCAGTTTTTTCAGGAATCGCTATTACCGAATCATGCTGCTTTGATCTAAACCTTCTTCTTGAATACTGAATTAATCTCCCTTCTTTTTTAGCAATTTGAGCTTCAAATAGCTTCTCTTTTAACTCCTCATCTTTAGTTTTAGAAATCACCTTTGACAATATATTAATTGAACTGTTCACCTTTCTCTTTGAACGAGATTTTGTAGTTTGCCATTGATAAACCATGGTATGCGAGACAACACTTGAGACGGGATTCGGATCAGAAAATAATGCATCCATAGTTATAGCATGTATCTTGCCACCTGCTAATTTAGGCCTTAGTCTAATAGATTGTCGAAGATTAACATTCAATTTTAGAGTCCAGTCTTCTACAGATTCATCTTCTTGCTCATTGTCAATCGCAAGATTTATGAGATCCAAATCACCACGGGTTGCATCACATAAATGCACCTCGTTGTATTTGAACGTGCTACCGATCTGCTCTGCAATGGTTGAAGCCGGTGCTTTAATTTTCTGAAAATCTACGAAAAGGTAACCACTAAGTTAGTTCCAATAAAGTAGTTAAATCACTGAAAACTTTTTTAAAGCCAAGGGTCTTTCTCGAAGTAGTCTTTCTACCTTTAGGTGTATTatgactgtctacatcttaccACCCAATACCCTGCATATCTATGGGATTTAATAATTGTTGTTGTTGACAAAATAAAAGCAATAGTCCGGCCAGAAATTAATTTTAAGATCTATAAAAGGACCAAAGAAGCTAACTTGGCTATGTAAGTTTGGTTCTTGGTTGAAGACGGTTTCAAGAATCAGTTCTCGGTGCAAGAATGAAGCTGCTATTtatgcttttattttaaaaataaaaacatacctAAGTACATATATGATGCAAGATCTGGTTTGGTTCCATTACTTTTTTCTTCCAGTTTCAGGCTGGTTTCAACCCAATGCCCATTACACACCCTCTAAAAGGTACAGACTGaagagtagtagtagtagtagtagtagtagtagtatgaGACATTTGctatatataaactatttaCCTGAATGGCATAATATAAGCAGTTTTGCTCCACCCATAGATTCCAACATCTCTTCAACTTTACCTGCATGCTCTAAACAGAATATCCGGGGTCTTAAATACCCATTAGACATGTTCCACCCTATCTCAACATTCTGTTTAGATGAACACGTTGAAGCATCAAGTGACAGATCCTTGCCGTTAACTAATTCAGTTTTGGCCTGATGGCCCTGAACAGCACCATGACCCATGAGAGGCATCGTATCAGGAATTGCCTTTTCTGATGGTTGCATAATAGACATGAAAGGATAACCAAGAACACCACAAGCCACACATGGTAGCGTCCCGGAATCAATTTGAAAATCACTCGACATGTCCTCATCCTCTATACGAAGTGTCTCAGTATCCAAATCATTGTCTTCATTAACATGAACATTTCCGATATTCATAGAGTCAAACTCTCTAATAACAGAGGGTGATAAAGATTCCAGATCCCATAGGACGGCACGGTAAGAGGAATTTCTTTGAAGAATACTATTCAACAAATTGCTTTCTTTACGCATGTCTTCAATGAATTCCTTCTTCACCAAAagttctctctcttctctctggCGGTCTTTTAATCGAGAGCTTCGTATTCCCGGTAGCAAGGATCTAGGCACTCTGGCAATTAAACATTCAAAGAATATCGTATCAGGATTGATTGCAGTCAATTTTGTTTAGTTACAATGTTACATAGAAGCAAATGACAAGGATATAGAATGGAAGCATAAACAAAACTGATGTAAAATGAATAGTTGTAGCTGACCTTGGAATAAATGACATTGTCAATAGGTAAAGCAATTGTTGATGTGAAAGCATTGGAAGAAAATTCATGACAGCTCTGCGCACTGCAGCTTCCTTAGCTAATGAGAGCCATTCTGGTGTTCCAAAATTAGCAGCTTCCCCGCAATTAAAACCTTTTGAAGAGAATGACGTTATATTAGAATCAATCACCGTATTTGGGCAAAAACgcatctatatatacattagaAAGTAAAAGTTGATACAAATACACACTCtgcaataaacaaaaataaactacCGTGGCTAAAGCCTATGTGGTAAGCCCTCGGAAAAGTCACTACAAATTCACCAGGGTGCTGCACTAACCTGTAAACATGAAAACAGAGAAAACTTAAGCATGTGGTTTCCAATCTTGGAAACTTACCCCGACCCTGTATGTTTAACACGATTGTTGCTAGCATCCATATAAAGTTCACAATAGTCGCAATATTGCCCATGACACAAGTAAAATATGAAAGCATCAATTTTAACAAAGAAATAAGTTAATAACACACCTACAACATGGAATGCCAGATTCAACAACAATCTCGGGTGATAGGAGTGTAGTCTTTTCGCCCAAGAGTCTTAGTGCGGCTGTTACACAGAAATGACAGCACAATATATATTACCAAAAAGGTAGCAGTAATCCCTAGGAAACCTATTTTGACATAAATTAGTTGATATTAAGcaacttttttattaagaaatagTCATTTTAAAAGTTAGCTGATCTTTGAAACATAAACCAGACTACCAGTAAGCATAAAATACAAATACTAGACATGCGCCAACTACTATGTCAAAATATTAGACAAAACCCAGAAAAGGCTTTTATGTACATAGAAAAGATATACTCAAAAGTAAGCATATTCCGTACCCAACCGATCCATGCCACCACCATAAGCCTTTGAACGGATTACTTCCTCAAATGTGTATGCATAATCTGCAGGGACTGCATACCAAGTCTTGGGGGCACCAATGTGCAAGAAATTTAAGCTATGAAGCTCATGATCTTCAACATGCCATGCAAACCAGCTGAACAACATGCCAATATATACCATGGGAGATGTGACACCCGGAATATCATCTGGCATGAAACGTGTAAGAGATCCAGGTGATCGTGCAATTACTTGTAAATTCCAAGGACAATTGGAAAGCTTCCATCCAGAAGAACCTTCAATCTCATGACCATCATCTGAACCCCTTTTCCCGGGAACAGGATCTGACAAATTATTCTGTGACCTCCTATCTTTCTTTAACATATCCACTGAAGAACTAGAACTGCACTTTATAGATTCACCTTTCTGTTCGTCACAACTGTTTGTTTTATTGTCTAGTTGGTCCCTTGTATCAGAAGAATCTTTACTATACCTATTAaatctcctcctcctcctatgTCTACGCAAAAAACTAGACAAGTCCACTGGTTCACCAAATCCTGAACCTGGTACATCATTAGCATACTCAATGTATATAGGTTTCTCAGACGCCGCCTTCCAAAAACGAGACTCGACATCCAATGGAGAAACTTCTTTTCCTATACCCAACTGATCCCGAGCAAAAGTCTTGGATTTAGATTCAAACTGATCTAACGTATATATTTCCCCACTCTGCCATACTTGCTTATTAACCACAGGCATAGCAGGTTGACACAACCCTTCCCCACTCTCTTTATTTCCTTTCCCACTACCACAACCCAATTCTTGCTGCCGTGTAGTAAACACAGCCCGAACCTCCCCATTATTTACATTCCCCACATTATTTAACTTCACACCATTCCCTAATTCCGGGCACTTCAACAGGGACTTATTTAGATTACCAAACACATATTTTTTCGACGGTTTTGGCAACGGCGGGACTACTTTACATATACCAAAGGCACTAGCTTGTTTTTCAATCTTGGAAATATAAGCAATCGGGTCTGCGAATTCAGTATCGGTCGGGTAAAATACAGGTGCTAATGGCAGTTTCTTAAGCCAATTAGGTATTATTTCAGTTTCCCTCATTATTATCAATTACAATCATACAAGTATCATATAGACATACACATACATCTAGGGTTTGTAACAGGAGCACTAAGTGAGTTATTCATTATTGTAATTGGAACCCTAAAGTGAAAATTACAAAACTAGGGCAAAATTGATAACAATAAAATgaattgaatatatatgtaacaattattattataaaattgtaACTGAAACCTGTAAGGAAGGGAGTAAGTACAGTTGGGGGATGTGAAGTATTTAGACTTGCAAAAAGCCCAGAGAgaaatatatagagatagaaaGATATACGTGTGTGTGACTGTGcgttatatataaatgtttttgcccttttttttttatgtcaacCCGGAAAAAGCCATCTGCGCATTTTAGAACACTGTAGTACGGCTATATTAATATGCGCCAAAATATTCTTATATCCCATTGGCCATATCTCataattgtattttgttttgtttttccgGGAAAAATGATAGAAATCTTTGAGTATTTTGTGTTTATATGTCTTAGTTGCATAATTcgtatttttgtttatgtggCATTTTGTTGTGTGTTATTATTGTGGTTTTGACAACTATGCATAAGTTTTAgttaaattaaacatatattagtaaaaaaatttcCATTGGGGTGTTGATTTAAAAATGGAAATTCCTTTTGATATTAGGAGTCAAAACCATAATATAAGAATACCAATATGACGTGGTATAATATCACTAGTCTTTAAGTCATTAGTAACGATCATTAGTACTCGTATTAAACAATTTTATTCAACCATATATGCATGGAGAAACTTTTCCTTCAGTCCACTGACGCATTTCATTTTGTTTCGCACCTTACTATTAGATTTAAATGTGAAATGGGCGGTTAGAATGCATCATAGTATAACTTAATTTGTACCACAAAgttggttttttcttttaagaataAGATTTTGATATAACTTAATGTGTACATTGATGCAACTTTCACATTTTAAAAATGTCTAATGCATCCTTAACAAGTTTTTCATATACTTTAGCAGTTCAACAATGGTAGTGAAATTACTCTTAAATGGGAATCCAAGTGATTCTTTGCTTCATTGATTGGGAAGCCTTAGCAATCTCGAAGTACTCGTTAAATTTACGGGAGACATATATTTGTTAGTGTCCATCACTCgagaattaaaataattataagatttCAAGATCGCCGTTGTGGATTACATGGATACAAGGTCCTTGAAAAAAATGGAGGACATAATCAGATCAAGAGCCTTCTACCATGCAATAAGAATATATTAGGCAGAAATGTCAATGTCCATAAATTAGAGGGTTAAAGTTGTAACATTGTCAAAGAAAATATGTAACAAAGGGACAGAGATCCtctaaaattgttttcaacttcataggtgaagttgagaacgtcttgacctttagattaaaatcaaatgttaaaattcaaatatgaaTTTTGAATCtttacctttgattttaatccaatgatcCAAATGTTAACTTTACCTATGAAGTTGGgttttaactttagaggatctaaATCCGTAACAAAGAGTTAGTTAGGTCGGTGGCAACGGCCCGTCGACACCTCCTTCGTGAGGCGCGTCGACGAGGAAACCGTCGGCAGGGGTTGTTCGTGGAGCTCGGGATGGGCAGTGTTCGATGGGTCGAAGGGGGAGGACGGAGGAGCGGGGTGTGGGACcggaataaaaaaaagttttttttataaatgaaagtTGAGGAAGAGATGATGAATAGCGAAATTATGATCGAATCatcaatctggatcaaaagaaaaaaaaatgaatagagGTTTTGATTTGTGAGCTTTGAATTGAACTGAGTTTGGGATTGGCAAATTTAGAGTTTGTAAAGCGAAGAAAATTCTCGTTCAGGTGGGTCTCTCCTTCAAAAAAACTCGAACATATATGCACCATTAATCAATTagtattgtaattttttaatcaATTCTGAATACTCAGCACATGTTTTATACGAGTAGTAGGGAAAGAGGTTCCATATTGGTTATAGCTTATATATaagcaatatatatatgggcCATCGATATCATTTATCATGAAGATTTTCACTCACATATTGCCAACCCGACAGTAGTGTCATCGATATCATTTAAGGAAAATGGAGCCGCCACAATTACCGGAATAACTGAAATACTTCGCCATCCGGGCTTCTCTGGGTAGGTGCAACCTGATCTTTGGATAATCACATTGGATGCATAGCAGCCGGCTCTCACACATTCCTCAATAGGCTCGATCTCCTTTTATCAACTGAGACAAAAATCCCCCAACGAATGCATCACCTGATCGAATACAAGTTTTAACAtagaaacaaattaaacaacGTACAATTGGCGTGAAAATACTATACTCAAAGTGCAGCAATTTCGATCTATTTAAGAACGATATAAACCTGCTCCATTGGTATCCACGAGTTTCTCCTTTGACAAGTGGATGACGGGATATGTGTTCACTTGTCCATCCTGAGCAACCACCACAGGGTCGGCACCCTGAGTGATCACAGTAATCCTCTGGTATGTCCCTGATGCTTTTGGCAATTGAGAGATCTTAATGGCAATCTCCTCCACATTTTCAGTCTGCAAGAATTGAAGCACAATTCTTTTCTTACTAATAATGCTTGAAAACTTTTACCAATCTATCCTTCATAGCATTATCAATCATGTTCAAGTACCGTGTTACTTCTTACCTCCCAGCCATGAACCTTCGAGAATGTTCTTGCTTCAGCTTCATTTCCGAAGACATAGTCAGCATACCTGCAGGCATTATCAAATGCAAAAGGGATAAGAAATTTCAAAGTATGAAAGATAAACTAGCTTCATATAATTATAACAGCATGACTAAACTCACGTACGGTAAGGCTTTTTCTTGAGCATCCTTATACAACTCACAGATGAACGGTGCAGAAAGGTTCATTGTGAAGACCTAGAGGTTTAATCGAAGTCAGAAAAAAATAGTTACCAAAAAGGTCAGAAGATGCTTTAAAATTGAACAATTATTGTATCATGTTAATTTACCTTGTTGGTAGCAGCTGCATGCTCAGCTACAAGCTGAATTGATTCAGGGGAGACGGTAAGGAAAAATCCGGCAATATATATGTACTTGGCCTTTTCAACTGCCATTACAGTTGACGTCAACAAGTTTCAAAATGCATGAAAACACATGAATAGTTGAAACGTAAATCAGGAATCAGTACCAAGAGCCCAGTTTTCTGGCTTTCTCAACTGCTCCGACTTGTAGCATTTGGCAGCAGATAGGTTGGCAATAAGTGACCTGGTAACAAATAAATGTTTCTTAGAAGAAGCAGCATTTTGAGCTTAATAAGCTGGTGGAgtaaatatcaaataattatGTGATGAACAATAATCAAATATGTCAATGTCAAATATTGAAACATTTCCTACAACAAAGTGAAAATATTGCCACTGCTTGCGAAAAAGTCTTTGAGCATTACTAGAGATTTACGAACCTCTCACCACCAACAACGCAAACAGCACATGTACCCATTGGTGCAGCTTCATCCTCATAATAGTGCACCTGATAAGCAGAAACCGGGCATTAGAACACGGGATAACTAATGCTAGTGGGAAATGAATGGAGGTGTTTAGTATAGGTATATGTTTTTAAAgcatttatgtgattttgaaaattcataATCATCAAATAATCACCGGTAATAAAATGTAGCTATGGGAGATAGTATTTGAGAACTAATATGCATTGTGAGACAAGGTAAAtgtcactatatatattttaccatTTGATAACCAGTTTTCTAGTGTATAAATCTGATTATTTGGCCCTAaatcatcatatatatgaaTCCAAGCAAAATTTATGCATCCAAAGTTCTAAACTTTAAGGATATATGATAATTGTCAACAAGCTAGCTAGCGATAACCCAAAAAGCAGTTTAAGTGAATCAAAACACCACCAAGCGTAAAGCCTTTTACCTAAGACAGCACCTAAAAGACCTAAAACAAAGCAATAACAAGAACATTATGATTATTACATTAACACCAGCACTCTTTGAGTTCTTTTTCATCTCCTCCCCATACTTATCCTTTCCAATGGATCCCATAAAGCTTGTTGCACCAGGGACTTTAAGCATCCACTGCAAACcagcacaaaaaaaaaagaaggggtAAATAAGTGCATGTCTCACACTCATAatccaaaaaaaatacaaccaGTGCAGCTGGTACCTGGGCAACTCGGATCGAGTTCTGAGTAGCACCTCCAGCAATGTACTCTACAGTGTATTTGGATGACATCTCATCATacctgtcaaaaaaaaaaaaaatagaccaTGAAAAcccatacaaaaaaaaaaacattacggaaagtatatatataattatatatgtgatcAAACGATTTCTAGCTGCTTATGAGAACGTACCCTCGTGATAGTGTGTTAAGAGAAGAACACTTACATTGGCAGATGCTTGTCTTCAGCAAGAATAGCATTGTTGAGCTTAATATCATATCTAAAAGTAGGGAACGACGTCAATTGATAGTCAAAATCAATAATCCAAAAAATCaaatctacaatatatattgtACCACAACTGATCGAACAatctaaacttaaaatttaaaggCAACATGATAATCATATATAGTGTAACTTGTATACTATTAATAATACATACAGATCGTGTATAGGTACGTACGTATCATATTCTAGAGAGTGAATGACAAGTCTGGGTTCGACATAAACGAAGTGGATTTAGGTACAGGCGCGCAGCTCGTGTATGTACATTATATTAGTAACTAGCTAGTAAAATAACgtactaatttatatataataatgagatAAGAGCAGTAGTCTCTAGCTAGCTAATTATgaagatacatatatatgagaGTGAGTGAAATGAGGTCAGATATCAAAGATAGATAGAGTGGTAGATACTACAGAGAGGGATGAGGGAGCAGCTAGATATAAAACGAATGATGGATTGAGTAGTGATGATACATACTTAATTGGTGAGGAAAGCATCGTCGACAACGTACGGCTAAAATGTCAAGAAGTGGATTTCCCATTCCCAATAAAATCCCTTCGTATTCAGCAGCACGCGccatttctatttctattatatatatactcgtaacaATTATGtataagaagaagaagtagcAGGAGAAAATGAAGGGGCCGGGGTGATTCGTATACAACTaactaacttcttttttttctttttcttatttaattagcCAAAATATAGGACAACGTACACCACTTTTATGTACATACaaaaaatatacacaaaagTAATTAAGCATATTCCATATGACCATATCTAACCGATCCTCATGCCTCCAGCCCTCCGCCATAGGCCTTTGAACGCTCAAATGTGAATGCATGATCAGCAGGGACAAATTATTCGGTGAGCTCAGCTAATATctaaatctatactatattataaatcaaatagCTCATgtgtaaaattttaaatttcaacgTTTACATTTCAAACTGTCTCTTCTATATATTTGAtgtttacttaaaataactataataccctttcccTCTACTCAAATCTtaatcacttatttttttttctctcctccattaatcattttattcctctaattaattaaaaatcttttatctcaaaaaccgtatatcgataaattataaaaattatatgggtgttattaaaatttgatgttctttcattagagatgtcattcgatatacattcgacgaatttttaaatccgatggcggagcctatacggctaagggcggagcccgtcaggtagATTACCTCATCACCGTCAACACCGCCACTGCCATTACATCACCATCCCGCCATAACTTCAATCATCGTCGTAACACGCGAGTACCTTTCTCTCGTC harbors:
- the LOC122605919 gene encoding adenosine kinase 2-like isoform X3; this translates as MGNPLLDILAVRCRRFRYDIKLNNAILAEDKHLPMYDEMSSKYTVEYIAGGATQNSIRVAQWMLKVPGATSFMGSIGKDKYGEEMKKNSKSAGVNVHYYEDEAAPMGTCAVCVVGGERSLIANLSAAKCYKSEQLRKPENWALVEKAKYIYIAGFFLTVSPESIQLVAEHAAATNKVFTMNLSAPFICELYKDAQEKALPYADYVFGNEAEARTFSKVHGWETENVEEIAIKISQLPKASGTYQRITVITQGADPVVVAQDGQVNTYPVIHLSKEKLVDTNGAGDAFVGGFLSQLIKGDRAY
- the LOC122605919 gene encoding adenosine kinase 2-like isoform X1 gives rise to the protein MGNPLLDILAVHLIFWIIDFDYQLTSFPTFRYDIKLNNAILAEDKHLPMYDEMSSKYTVEYIAGGATQNSIRVAQWMLKVPGATSFMGSIGKDKYGEEMKKNSKSAGVNVHYYEDEAAPMGTCAVCVVGGERSLIANLSAAKCYKSEQLRKPENWALVEKAKYIYIAGFFLTVSPESIQLVAEHAAATNKVFTMNLSAPFICELYKDAQEKALPYADYVFGNEAEARTFSKVHGWETENVEEIAIKISQLPKASGTYQRITVITQGADPVVVAQDGQVNTYPVIHLSKEKLVDTNGAGDAFVGGFLSQLIKGDRAY
- the LOC122605919 gene encoding adenosine kinase 2-like isoform X2 — protein: MGNPLLDILAVRCRRCFPHQLSIYDIKLNNAILAEDKHLPMYDEMSSKYTVEYIAGGATQNSIRVAQWMLKVPGATSFMGSIGKDKYGEEMKKNSKSAGVNVHYYEDEAAPMGTCAVCVVGGERSLIANLSAAKCYKSEQLRKPENWALVEKAKYIYIAGFFLTVSPESIQLVAEHAAATNKVFTMNLSAPFICELYKDAQEKALPYADYVFGNEAEARTFSKVHGWETENVEEIAIKISQLPKASGTYQRITVITQGADPVVVAQDGQVNTYPVIHLSKEKLVDTNGAGDAFVGGFLSQLIKGDRAY